From a single Rutidosis leptorrhynchoides isolate AG116_Rl617_1_P2 chromosome 5, CSIRO_AGI_Rlap_v1, whole genome shotgun sequence genomic region:
- the LOC139849045 gene encoding protein GET1-like: MEERKLASPLVAPIIFILVLIYHLFDKFLIVAKQKVRVNEKDAELRAEIKQLLKEAATLSEPSTFAQSAKLKRMAAAKGRELSTSQNTARKDVRPLVNLLEKLLLIGKVLMYVLLIVWFWRIPVAAISKELVEPFGRFLSWKTEGSINNDVMVGVIPWVILSNRVGKYFVNKVFKYVA; encoded by the exons ATGGAAGAACGCAAATTAGCATCTCCATTGGTTGCTCCGATCATCTTTATACTCGTTTTGATTTATCATTTATTTGACAAGTTCCTCATAGTTGCAAAACAG aaagttaGAGTGAATGAGAAGGATGCGGAATTGCGTGCCGAAATCAAGCAATTGTTGAAGGAGGCAGCTACATTATCAGA GCCTTCAACGTTTGCTCAATCTGCAAAATTGAAGAGAATGGCTGCAGCTAAGGGGAGAGAGCTCTCAACAA GCCAAAATACTGCCAGAAAGGATGTAAGACCATTAGTTAACTTGTTAGAAAAATTGTTGCTGATTGGTAAG GTTCTTATGTACGTTCTATTGATCGTGTGGTTCTGGCGGATTCCTGTCGCTGCCATATCTAAAGAACTTGTCGAGCCTTTTG GGAGATTCTTATCATGGAAAACTGAAGGTTCTATCAACAATGATGTAATG GTTGGTGTTATACCATGGGTGATATTATCCAACAGGGTTGGCAAATACTTTGTCAATAAAGTCTTCAAGTACGTTGCATGA